AGCGGAAGACCTCTACACGCTGGATTACTACCTGCGGCTGGCCGAGGAGATCGTAAGCACCGGTGCCCACGTCTTGGCCATCAAGGACATGGCCGGCCTGCTCCGCCCGGCTGCCGCCGCGAAGCTGGTCAGCGCTCTGCGCGAGCGCTTCGACCTGCCCGTCCACGTCCACACCCACGATACGGCGGGCGGCCAACTGGCCACCTACCTCGCCGCCGCGAACGCTGGAGCCGACATCGTCGACGTCGCCTCCGCGCCTCTGGCAGGGACCACCTCCCAGCCCTCCATGTCGGCGCTAGTCGCGGCCTTTGCCCACACGCAGCGCGATACCGGCTTGTCCCTGAAGGCGGTCTCAGACCTCGAGCCCTACTGGGAGGCAGTCCGCCAGGTCTACGCGCCGTTCGAATCAGGCATCCCCGGGCCGACCGGACGCGTATATAAACACGAGATCCCCGGTGGGCAGTTGTCGAACCTGCGCACCCAGGCCAACGCCCTTGGCCTGGGCGACCGCTTCGAGCTCATCGAGGACACCTACGCCGACGTCAACGAGATCCTGGGACGGCCGACAAAAGTCACGCCGTCGTCGAAAGTCGTCGGCGACCTCGCCCTCTACCTCGTGGGCGCGGGCGTAAAGGCGCAGGATTTCGCCGAAAACCCGCGCAAGTACGACATTCCGGAGTCCGTCATCGGCTTCCTGCAGGGCGAGCTGGGAACACCCCCGGGCGGGTGGCCGCTGCTGCGGGAGCGCGCGCTCGAGAACCGTGCGGGTGTTGACCACACCGTCAGCATCCCAGATGACCTCGCTGCGGACTTCACCAGCGACGACCGCAGGGCGCGTCGCGCCGCGCTTGATCAGCTGCTCTTCCCGAAACAGTACGGCGAGTTCCTAGAACACCGCCGGACCTACGGGATCACCGACCAGCTCTCCGACAAGGTCTTCTTCTACGGACTCGCCGAAGGTGAAGAGACGGAGATTTGGTACGGCGAAGTCGATGAGGAGAAGACCCCGCTTGTGGTGCGCCTCGAAGCCGTCGGCGACGTGGACAACAAGGGGATGCGCCAGGTCATCCTCACCGTCAACGGCCAGGTCCGGCCGCTGCGGGTGCGCGATAACAGTGCGGAGTCCTCCGTTGCGGAGGTGGAGAAAGCCGACCCGTCCAATCCGGGCCACGTCGCGGCACCGTTCGCGGGTGTGGTGAACGTGGTCGTCGACAAGGGTGATTCCGTGAAGGCCGGCGATCCCGTCGCGACGATCGAGGCGATGAAGATGGAGGCGACGATCTCGGCGCCCCAGGACGGAACCATCGAGCGTGTCGCGCTGACGCAGGCGACAAAGGTGGAAGGCGGGGACCTCGTGGTGGTGATCGGCTAGGCCCGCCCCCCGGACGGGGCCTACTTGATTTCCATGAGGACGGCGGCCTTGTTTACCTGGCCACCCTCCTCGACGGCGAGCCCGGTGACCACGCCGTCCTTGTGGGCCTTGACCGGGTTTTCCATTTTCATGGCCTCGAGGACGAGGAGGATGTCGCCCTGAGCGACCTCCTCGCCCTCGGAGACGTTGACCTTGATAACCGTCCCCTGCATGGGGGCTGCAACGGCGTCCCCAGAAGCGGCGGCTTTGGAGCCGGAGGAGCGGCGCTTCTTCTTCTTGCGGCGCGGCCCGCCACCGAAGACGAGGGAGGCCGGCAGGGCAATCTCGATGCGGCGGCCGTTGACCTCGACGGCAAAGGTGCGGGTCTCCTCGCCTTCCTCTGCGTCCTCGGACGGCACGTCGGAGGGGGCGAGCTCGTTGACCCACTCCTCCTCGATCCAGCGCGTGTAGACGTCGAAGGAGGTGCCATCGCCCACGAACGCCGGGTCGTTGAGGACCGCTTGGTGGAAGGGGATCACGGTGGGGAAGCCCTGCACGGTGTATTCGGCAAGGGCGCGGCGGGCGCGCTCGATGGCCTGGGTGCGGTCTTCACCGGAGACGATGAGTTTGGCCAGCATGGAATCGAACTGGCCGCCGACGGTCGAGCCGGTGCGCACGCCGGAGTCGACACGGACACCGGGGCCGGTCGGCTCCGCGTACGCGGTGATGGTGCCGGGTTGAGGCATGAAGTTCGCGGCAGCGTCCTCGCCGTTGATGCGGAACTCGATGGCGTGACCGCGCGGAGCGGGGTCCTCCGTGAAGCGCAACGGCTGGCCTTCGGCAATGCGGAACTGCTCGCGCACGAGGTCGATGCCGGCAGTGACCTCGGTGGCGGGGTGTTCGACCTGGAGGCGGGTGTTGACTTCCAGGAAGGAGATCAACCCGTCTGAGCC
The nucleotide sequence above comes from Corynebacterium capitovis DSM 44611. Encoded proteins:
- a CDS encoding acetyl/propionyl/methylcrotonyl-CoA carboxylase subunit alpha, which encodes MATPLKKVLIANRGEIAVRVIRAARDAGLASVAVYAEPDAQAPFVEMADEAFALGGTTAAESYLDIDKILKAASDSGADSVHPGYGFLAENAEFAQRVIDAGLTWIGPSPASIEALGDKVTARHIAEAANAPMAPGTKDPVSGADDVVAFADEYGLPVAIKAAFGGGGRGMKVAYTREDIPELFESATREAIAAFGRGECFVERYLDKARHVEAQVLADQHGNVIVVGTRDCSLQRRFQKLVEEAPAPFLTDEQRERIHSSAKAICREAGYYGAGTVEYLVGSDGLISFLEVNTRLQVEHPATEVTAGIDLVREQFRIAEGQPLRFTEDPAPRGHAIEFRINGEDAAANFMPQPGTITAYAEPTGPGVRVDSGVRTGSTVGGQFDSMLAKLIVSGEDRTQAIERARRALAEYTVQGFPTVIPFHQAVLNDPAFVGDGTSFDVYTRWIEEEWVNELAPSDVPSEDAEEGEETRTFAVEVNGRRIEIALPASLVFGGGPRRKKKKRRSSGSKAAASGDAVAAPMQGTVIKVNVSEGEEVAQGDILLVLEAMKMENPVKAHKDGVVTGLAVEEGGQVNKAAVLMEIK